The following nucleotide sequence is from Nothobranchius furzeri strain GRZ-AD chromosome 6, NfurGRZ-RIMD1, whole genome shotgun sequence.
aaattttactcatacatttgaagtttattaaattaaaattgcTCATCCAATCAACTCAAAAGTTCAACTGTACACTGTAACCTCGAATAAGTTCACTCAACTCAAAATTCACgaggaaactgattacctaataatttttaagttaacttatctaaaaactataagttaaccataatttaaaaaatatgacctgaataaaatcaaagcatttaactacATCCAACCTATAACTTAGCACGTAAGCAACTTACAAAGCTTTATTTCACTAAACTTGCATATTTCATTTTGATTgaactttattacatgtttttactaacttaataatataacttatacgaactctaaatggacctattaaaccctaacccaaataagCTGAATTTACTTAAAAGTGACAATGTGGCAGGCTGGTCAAGGCAGTAATTAACACCAGATCATAAATCACACACCCCTAGATGCTAACAGCCAATAAAAGTGGAacactcaaagtcaagtcaagagtatCTGGTGTGAACAACCACAGTATTAAAAACAATGGGACAGCACAGCCGTacagcattactttgaccaacctcctcacttatggtgccaacatgatacaaaaagtaacatcacatctgcaacactgaacgaaataataactgagaacaacaatcatccacaataaacatgcataaacaccccaaaatagagcaaaataactgaaaatatgactacccacaatgcaccatgcccaccagttgtttattgttcctgaaatccaacacaattgctagtttgtggttgtttttcttgtaaatccacaaatatttaaaataatatacaagtctgtttatcagacacactttaggGTTGACGTAAAGATGAATGGAATAATATAGAAACATAACATAATAAATCGATCTTTCTTTGGTTAATATTACTCATTAAAATTAAGTTAAGTTTACTTAAAAAAAGAAATAGTTcagattaattaaaacgtttgagttctatgtacttaaaacaagaaaaatgttgaacaagctcaacacatttgggttctaaaaacagttttttaaattatgagttttatctactcaatatatttgatcATTTAGAACTTTAGGGTTTACAGTgtatttacatgcttttgccgtccagcatggaggacccacgtgattaggtgacgtcggtgcaaagggtcaacatCTGGGAAGGGCTTGGAATAGAGCCGGTGCTGCTCCAGCAGCGACTCTCTCTCTTGCAAGTGAGAGGTGAGTTTATGCTAATTTTCCCATTtgcgatgtcacaaacagggacttttggcaacagcttgttttaggcacatcattAAAAACACATGGATAGAAAACgaatggatgtttttttttatgtttggagTTTTTACAGAGGCGGCTGaggcccacatggcagcacacaaGGATGCAAACATTGGTAATAAGCTATTTAACAACAAGCCTCATCAGCTGTTACGACTATATTTTTACTTTTGCTATACTTGTTTTTCCTCCGTGTGATATTTTAGGCTCAATATTGTCAATTTAAAAGTCAATAAGACTTCTGTTGCCCATATAGTGGTGCTCCAATTCCAACTTTTTGGGACTAACTTAGTGATCACCTTGTAGAAGAATTGTAATGACTTTTCTTGTATGATTATGTTTTCATAATTGATTTATGTTGCAATACCCTAATTCTACGCCCCGTGTGCAGAGTACTAAAGACCAGAAATGTAAGCCATTTGTTTTAAGTCTTTTTGTTTGCCTTCGTGTGCACAATTGTGTAATCATCTGCCAATGAGCAGCACCTTCCCAGTGTGTGTGACTCAAATCCTCTTTACTAGGAAGATGCCACACGTCCAGGTGTGTGTTCAGGATCTAATGGATTAGATGTGATGGGAATTAGTGACGTGAAACATTTCTGCTTCCATCTCGTCACACGTGACAGTTGTTCCTCTTTCTCTGCTCTACCTCTCTTTTTCAAACTTCCCTGTGCAACTCTGatgatttaaagtgacacaaatctCACACGTTGTTTTGCAACACATGTGAGGAAGAAAAACCAGATAAGAGGAACAAAAGCCCAGTTCAGAATGTTGTTCACATTTAATTCTGCCTATCACCTAAAAAAGACATCTTCAACATGACTTCCTGCTTCACGTCCACCCTCACAGGAAGTTAGTCATGTTAAAgatattttgttttttttgtagtctgagaatcatcaattatagtggctgtagagatccattgaacccgttgtttattaaaaataaactacTGAAATGTCATGATtttaaagactggaaaatcttacaaaccatgtgtggcaatacgggagtggtcTCTGGCCTGTGGACGCCAAGGATGGCAATTGTATCTGCTCGAGTGCAATTTCAttaacaacgccaccttgggaatttcacccaaggaattAAAGCATGTAGATTCATTCCACTTAATTCAGACAGAGACGTGGTTTCAGAAGTTACAATTCATGTATTTTAGTTTATTGAAAATAACTGCTTAAAAGTTATACATGCTAcacatgtataaagccaatttaggtactctgccaacaaacattcaggggatatttgaaaagagaactagtaattacatgctgaaagaaactgatgtgtttacaaaaccaagatttagaactaaaattgaatggaatatatctgtaaatggtgttaaattatggaataaccttaaaagggaaatttaaaaaactctgtcatttaatatattcaaaaaatttaCCAAATTGAGtgaactaaataattatgaaaatgtaaattaaatcagcacctccaaatctgagaccatggttctcgaccggaaaagggtggcttgccacctccgggtcgggagagaggtcctacctcaagtggaggagtttaagtatctctgggtcttgttcacgagtgagggtaggagggatcgggagatcgacaggcaggttggttcagcgtctgcagtgatgcggacgctgagccgatctgtagtggtgaagagggagctgagcctgaaagccaggctctcgatttaccggtcgatctacgtcccaatcctcacctatggtcatgagctttgggtaacgaccgaaagaacgagatcgcgaatacaagtggcagaaatgagtttcctccgtagggtggccgggctcagccttagagatagggtgaggagctcggacattcgggagggactcggagtagaaccgctgcgcctccagatcgaaaggagtcagttgaggtggtttgggcatctggtcaggatgcctcctggacgcctccctggggaggtgtttcgggcatgtcctgccggcaggaggccctcgggtcgacccaggacatgttggagaggttacatctccaatctggtccgggaacgccttggggtcctgccggaggagttggtggaggtggctggggagaggacggtctggagctccctagttgggatgctgcccccgcgacccggacccggataagcggaggaagacgacgacgttaattaaatcaatgatcatgatcgcactggaatttagaacaggaaaaggtTTAAAGTGAATCTggatgtgtgtctgacaaatggaaattatatataaattgattatttctacggaaaagggggcagaaattataagatgcttTTCTTCATTCccctccttttcgttcaaatttgattttttgttatgtatgtcttattgtttatatgttttattttggttttgaatgaaataaacgaagatacaattttttttaaagaaaacggGTTCTAGTTCTTGCACAAATGAATTAAATATGGACCAAAGGTGAGTAAAACTGTCACCCACCAACATTACAATGGGCCACGAGTATGTGATGGAGCTACAGCAAATCAAAGTTTAGCTCAGTGTTTGAGTTCAGACCATTTTTCATCTGCTAATGTCGATTAGTTGTAGTGACCATCTTGAGCTGGGTGGATTCCAAAAGTTGAAGAAAAACGAAAATTAGTTTCAAACTATTAAGTAGTGAGAGCTCACAAACTCTCAGTTTACAGAACAATCATTGTTCCTATCTACTTGGCTACAGTCGAGGGCTTTCGGTGGTGACTGAGCACGGTTGCAAATTGTAGGAAGGCTGGGCGCAGCCTTAGGCATAGGGTTAGGAGGTTGGACATTAAGGAGGGACTCATCTTTGGGCCACTGCTCTTTTACATCCAGAGGACACAGCTGAGGTGGTTTAAGGCATAGACATGAAAACATAGCATCACCGCCATATTGgaagggtctcctcactctccaaacccaaatgGAATCAACGCAGGGTGAGCAACAATGCCCGTTTTTTGTACAACCTGGGGTTGCAACAGTTGGCACACTGTtgaaacagatcacgtgggacgtttctagcctacctgttgggattttatatttaatttaaatttttttgatgTAATTACATTTAAACTAACATGCCATATCATATTCTGATTCTGTAAAAAAGtcataaatgtgttttttagttgtgtAAGCACTTTCCTTAGTAGTAATAAATGCACTGTGtgggaatggagacccatccaagatggtggctGGCCACTACgcggcagctccaataggcagcattATAGCCCACGGGGCGTCTACGTATATTTGTCTGTGGTTTGAGGCatttggtcagaatgcctcccaggtcaacccaggacacactggagagatGACAGAGATTAGATCTCCAGGCAACACCTGGTGGTCCCACCGGTGGAGCTGGAGGTTAACGGCGAGAGGACAGTTTGGGGATATCTGCTGGTAATGTGAACCTGCCACCTGGATAGTCGGAGGAAAACCAATTATATATGttgcaaacatgcacacacaatgATACGGGCAAAATATATTCACCTGATTCACTATTTCCACATGATAGCAGGAGGTAACATAAATGAATAAACTAACGACAGAAAAAAAGCTAAAACAACCCCAAAGAGACAGTAAAACCCTTAGTTTCAGATTAAGATGCTAAAACACTAATAAGATGCATGAGCAACCCAGAAACGTCACTAGTACAAATATAAACATCAcattttaaaaacagctaaacataaaagaaataatgattaaaaaaatatgtaataTTACAAAGAATTGTCCAAAAATAGCAACTGAGTTACATTTTTGTGCCTCTTAGAGCTCTAAAAGCCTTCCAGAATAAcagaataacttttacattataaACTAAACAGTCACAATAATGTCACTTTTATTCCACATTACACTCAATCAAAGATAAAATACAAACTTGAATAATTAAATATCAACAACACAGATGAACTGAACGAGACTGAGTTGGTGCCTTTCTCTGGTTGCCGTACTGCTGAACTAACAAGCAGCAACAGGATGAGGAAATGGAGTGAGGCAAGCGTGTGACTTCACCTCTTTATTGCCTTGCAAATTTCTATCTGTGCTGAAAACACAGAGCCCTTTGCCCAGACGCATCGGGCGAGCCCTGGCCTGGATCCTCTCTGACAGCTCATGGTATGTGAAAACACACGAATGGAACTATTAGACATGTTTTTACCAGTTTTAACTGAAAGACGTGTACTTTTGTCTTCTTTCTAAAAAAGTCTTTGTATGAGTTGTGTTGTTGGCTGCTTGGTATCTAAAAAGCAGGAAAAGAAAGTTCAGCACTAACTAGACTGAGGAGAGAATATCTTGTTCTCTGTGATGGTAAACAGCTCCTGTAAATCCATTGAGACTTTGATTGAGGCAACGTGGAGGTTAATGAGTAACTGAGTAGAGGTGCAACCTTTAGTAGATATTTGTTCAGCTCTTGCTGCGTGACCAGAAACACTGATCTTTGCTTTTGTTTATTCATCTAGCTGGACTGTATCCTACTAAAGCTACGTTTAGTGACTTGGAGCTGAAAAGACTTGGTGCTGCCATGGTAAGTGCCGGTCCTTCTTTACGCTAAAGTTAACATTTTGATTGTCCTGGTGATTTCCCCAAAAGTGGATCTTATTTCCCACTTGACATTATGTAAAATGTTCACTTTAAGGTTATTTTAGGTGACCATTTTGAGTTTTTATGGCAGCAACAGAGACTTGTAAGCCAACCCACAGCTGATTGTTCCCCTTCCTCTGTAACGGCTGAAACAGGAAGTCAAACTAGGTTGTTGGAATCTGTGAAATGGGAGCTCCTCTTTGACTGTGAGACTTTCACTATTCACTGCAAGTGTGATAAACTGTGATGATTTTCCCCAGGCTGACCCAAACCCTCAGCCGCCCGCCTCGGGCTCGTCGTCCGCTAAGATGGACCAAGTACAGAGTCAGGTGAACGAGGTCAAAGTCATTCTGAAAGACAACATCAATAAAGTGCTGGAGAGGGGCGACAGATTAGATGACCTCATCAACAAGACGGACGACCTGCAGGCATCTGTGAGTAGATCAAGACAGATGTTGCGTGAATATCGGACACATTTCGGCATGTGAATAAGAAAACGGTAGCTTGCAATCTGCAGAAATGTGAAACTTGAAGCATCACACTTTTATTTTTATCTCTGTTATCAGTGTTTTGAGGGGGATGGAATATTTTGGGGTCTAGTTTTCAGATCACATGAGAAGTGGATAAACTCCAaactctctgttgtttcctggattaTAAAAGCTcacccagttccaaagaaaaccctTTACATCAGTCACTTTATGCAAACTAGTGTGCCCAGTCAGCTGAACGTGTTTGCAAAGGCAAGCCTTCTCATAATTActgaagtcttttttttttttcctttttaaatatttaatgaCAATTTATTGTAAAAGCAACGACACAAACATGGAGGTAGTTTTGTCCTTAGAAGTGGGGGGGTTGGGCtctagaactatgcagcatactgtaagggacaaagctggtgaccatagatgagggtaggaacgtagatcaaccagtaaatcaagagctttgccttctggctcagctcttctCCACCATGATGGACTGGTACAATATCCGCatccagtgaaagctggagatcacggtcTTGTCACGCtaagagcaggaggtttggacccaaggtgcaggaaatccagaacacacgggcaggagcggttgaaaagtaaaaatccttaggaggagaaccaaaaatccaaggggCAAAGGCAAAAACCCAATAACTAAACTAAGACCAAAATTCAAAAGCTCACCTTCTGAGCAGAGACCTAAGGACTGAGACTAGAGACTAAagactggagacaaaacatcgctgaccaagacaatgaaccaacaaccacagagt
It contains:
- the si:ch73-234b20.5 gene encoding vesicle-associated membrane protein 8 — translated: MADPNPQPPASGSSSAKMDQVQSQVNEVKVILKDNINKVLERGDRLDDLINKTDDLQASADSFQKTSTRVARKYWWKNIKMMIIIGVIVAIILILIILAATKVI